In uncultured Bacteroides sp., one genomic interval encodes:
- the murG gene encoding undecaprenyldiphospho-muramoylpentapeptide beta-N-acetylglucosaminyltransferase: MEEKLRIIISGGGTGGHIFPAVSIANAIKEQHPEAEILFVGAEGRMEMQRVPAAGYEIKGLPVSGFNRKNLFKNFEVLYKLAKSQFKAYSIIKQFKPHAAVGVGGYASGPTLKMAGMMGVPTLIQEQNSYAGVTNKLLAKKAKKICVAYEGMEKFFEKNKIILTGNPVRQGLVNNKIPREEGINFFHLDPAKKTILVIGGSLGARTVNQCIMNNLDKIKNSDVQFVWQTGKIYYEQALQEVKKAGELPLFVTDFISSMEHAYAAADLVISRAGAGSISEFCLLGKAVILVPSPNVAEDHQTKNALALVDKSAALYVKDSEAEDKLVDIAIETIHQDSVLNDLSMNIKKLAFTNSASVIAKEVVKLANEYRKNHGN; this comes from the coding sequence ATGGAAGAGAAATTAAGAATAATAATTAGCGGAGGAGGAACGGGAGGACATATCTTTCCGGCTGTTTCTATAGCCAATGCAATAAAAGAACAGCATCCTGAAGCTGAAATTCTCTTTGTTGGAGCCGAAGGAAGAATGGAAATGCAACGGGTTCCTGCTGCAGGATATGAAATAAAAGGTTTACCCGTAAGTGGTTTCAACCGCAAGAACTTATTTAAGAATTTTGAAGTACTATATAAATTGGCTAAAAGTCAATTCAAAGCATATAGCATTATAAAACAATTTAAGCCTCATGCAGCTGTTGGTGTTGGTGGATACGCAAGTGGTCCTACACTGAAGATGGCTGGGATGATGGGTGTGCCGACTCTTATACAGGAGCAGAATTCTTATGCAGGAGTTACAAATAAACTTCTGGCTAAAAAGGCAAAAAAGATATGTGTTGCCTACGAAGGAATGGAGAAGTTCTTTGAGAAGAACAAAATAATTCTAACTGGTAATCCTGTTCGTCAGGGTCTTGTGAATAACAAAATACCCCGTGAAGAAGGTATTAACTTTTTCCACTTAGACCCTGCTAAAAAAACAATTCTGGTTATCGGAGGAAGCCTTGGCGCTCGTACCGTTAATCAATGTATAATGAATAATCTGGATAAGATTAAAAATTCGGATGTTCAGTTTGTTTGGCAGACAGGAAAGATATATTACGAACAAGCTTTGCAGGAAGTTAAGAAAGCAGGAGAATTACCATTGTTTGTAACCGATTTTATTTCGAGCATGGAACATGCATACGCTGCAGCCGACTTAGTTATATCTCGTGCCGGAGCAGGTTCAATATCCGAGTTTTGCTTACTTGGTAAAGCTGTAATCCTGGTTCCATCACCAAATGTAGCAGAGGATCATCAAACAAAAAATGCTTTGGCATTGGTTGATAAATCTGCAGCTTTATACGTAAAAGACAGCGAGGCTGAAGACAAATTGGTAGATATTGCTATTGAAACAATTCATCAGGATAGTGTTTTAAATGATCTTAGTATGAATATTAAAAAGCTTGCTTTCACCAACTCGGCAAGTGTTATTGCAAAAGAAGTTGTTAAGTTGGCAAATGAATATAGAAAGAATCATGGAAATTAA
- a CDS encoding FtsW/RodA/SpoVE family cell cycle protein — protein MDLLKNLFKGDKVIWIIFLFLCVISVVEVFSAASTLTYKTGDHWAPITQHTVILLVGVLVVWITHKVNYRYFQAIPVFLVPISVILLVLVVATGAMTNGAARWMNIFGLQFQPSELAKMAVIIAVSYILAKNQEEDEANPRAFKYIMWITGLICALIAPENLSTAALLFGVVFLMMIIGRIPFRKLAILVGSIAVIGIFTIGVTMLVPDNTNIKFLHRMTTWKNRVFEFASPKKDIPAAKFDIDGDAQVAHANIAIATSNIIGKMPGNSVERDFLSQAFSDFIFAIIVEELGLIGGGFVVILYIWLLIRAGRIAQKAKGNFATFLVMGISLLLVSQAIMNMCVAVGLIPVTGQPLPLISKGGTSTLINCVYVGMILSVSRYTAKLEENSSSIDTKVEDTTINKEEIIAEESLA, from the coding sequence ATGGATCTGTTAAAGAACTTATTCAAAGGAGACAAGGTAATCTGGATTATCTTCCTGTTCCTTTGTGTGATCTCTGTTGTTGAGGTTTTTAGTGCCGCCAGCACATTAACCTACAAAACAGGAGATCACTGGGCTCCTATTACACAACACACTGTTATTTTATTGGTCGGTGTGTTGGTTGTATGGATTACCCATAAAGTTAATTACAGATATTTTCAGGCCATTCCAGTCTTCCTGGTACCTATATCGGTAATCTTACTGGTTTTGGTAGTTGCCACAGGAGCCATGACCAACGGCGCTGCCCGCTGGATGAATATTTTCGGGCTCCAGTTTCAACCGTCGGAACTTGCTAAAATGGCTGTAATTATAGCTGTATCATATATCTTAGCAAAGAATCAGGAAGAAGACGAAGCTAACCCAAGGGCATTTAAGTATATTATGTGGATAACAGGACTTATCTGTGCTTTAATAGCCCCTGAAAACTTGTCTACCGCAGCTCTTCTATTCGGGGTTGTTTTTTTGATGATGATTATAGGACGAATCCCATTCCGGAAACTAGCAATTCTGGTAGGAAGTATTGCTGTCATCGGCATCTTTACAATTGGGGTTACAATGCTTGTACCTGATAATACAAACATTAAGTTCCTCCATCGTATGACTACATGGAAAAATCGTGTTTTCGAATTTGCAAGTCCAAAGAAGGATATTCCTGCTGCAAAATTTGACATAGACGGAGATGCACAGGTAGCTCATGCCAATATTGCCATTGCAACAAGTAATATTATTGGTAAAATGCCGGGGAACAGTGTTGAAAGAGACTTCCTTTCACAAGCTTTTTCGGACTTTATCTTTGCTATTATCGTTGAAGAATTAGGGTTGATTGGTGGTGGATTTGTAGTAATTCTCTATATCTGGCTGTTAATACGAGCGGGACGAATAGCCCAAAAGGCAAAAGGGAACTTTGCTACTTTCCTGGTCATGGGAATTTCACTGCTACTGGTATCTCAGGCTATCATGAACATGTGCGTGGCAGTGGGGCTAATTCCGGTAACCGGACAACCACTTCCACTGATCAGCAAAGGAGGTACTTCAACTTTGATTAATTGCGTATATGTTGGTATGATATTAAGCGTAAGCAGATATACTGCAAAACTGGAAGAGAATAGTAGTTCAATAGATACAAAGGTAGAAGACACTACCATTAATAAAGAAGAAATTATAGCTGAAGAAAGTTTAGCTTAA
- the murD gene encoding UDP-N-acetylmuramoyl-L-alanine--D-glutamate ligase, with amino-acid sequence MPKRIVILGAGESGAGAAVLAKKEGFDVFVSDMSIIKDQYKELLDSKGIQWEEGQHTEELILNADEIIKSPGIPNDAPLILKLIEKGTPIISEIEFAGRYTNAKMICITGSNGKTTTTSLIYHIFKSAGLNVGLAGNIGQSLALQVAECNYDYYIIELSSFQLDNMYEFRANIAILMNITPDHLDRYDHNMQNYIDSKFRITQNQTDEDAFIFWNDDPIIQEQLKKHGIHAHLYPFSIEKEDGVKAYVDKDKVVFNEPIAFNMEQEELALTGTHNLYNSMAAGISANLAGIKKEYIRTALSDFKEVEHRLEKVARVRGVDFINDSKATNVNSCWYALESMKTKVVLIIGGKDKGNDYTEIEQLVKDKVSALVFLGLDNSKLHAFFDGKVEKIVDATSMKDCVEQAFQLAKKGETVLLSPCCASFDLFKSYEDRGRQFKECVNNL; translated from the coding sequence ATGCCTAAAAGAATTGTCATATTAGGAGCTGGAGAAAGCGGAGCTGGTGCAGCTGTTTTAGCTAAGAAAGAAGGATTCGATGTTTTTGTATCGGATATGTCTATCATTAAAGACCAGTATAAGGAGCTTTTAGACTCAAAAGGTATTCAATGGGAAGAAGGACAACATACAGAAGAACTTATTCTGAATGCCGACGAGATTATTAAAAGCCCCGGAATTCCTAATGATGCTCCACTGATTCTGAAGTTAATTGAAAAAGGCACTCCTATTATTTCTGAGATAGAATTTGCAGGAAGATATACGAATGCAAAGATGATCTGTATTACCGGAAGCAATGGAAAGACTACCACAACTTCTTTGATTTATCACATCTTTAAGAGTGCCGGACTGAATGTTGGTTTAGCTGGGAATATAGGTCAAAGTCTGGCTCTTCAGGTAGCTGAATGTAATTATGACTATTACATTATCGAGCTTAGCAGTTTCCAATTAGACAACATGTATGAGTTCAGGGCTAATATTGCCATTTTGATGAATATCACTCCTGATCATCTGGATCGTTATGATCATAATATGCAGAATTATATAGATTCAAAATTCCGCATCACTCAGAATCAGACAGATGAAGATGCATTCATTTTCTGGAACGATGATCCAATTATACAAGAACAATTAAAGAAACATGGTATACATGCTCATCTCTATCCTTTCTCTATAGAAAAGGAAGATGGAGTTAAGGCTTATGTTGATAAAGATAAGGTTGTATTCAATGAACCAATCGCTTTTAATATGGAGCAGGAAGAGTTAGCTCTTACCGGAACACATAATCTTTATAACTCTATGGCCGCTGGTATTTCTGCTAATCTTGCAGGAATAAAGAAGGAATATATAAGAACTGCATTGAGTGACTTTAAGGAAGTAGAACATCGTTTGGAAAAAGTGGCTCGTGTACGTGGAGTTGACTTTATAAATGACTCGAAAGCTACCAATGTAAATTCTTGCTGGTATGCCCTGGAAAGTATGAAAACCAAAGTGGTTCTTATTATTGGAGGAAAAGATAAAGGAAACGACTATACAGAAATAGAACAGCTTGTAAAGGATAAAGTTTCTGCTTTAGTTTTTCTTGGACTGGACAATAGCAAACTTCATGCTTTCTTTGACGGTAAAGTTGAAAAGATCGTTGACGCTACTTCAATGAAAGATTGCGTTGAGCAAGCTTTTCAGCTGGCTAAGAAAGGAGAAACAGTATTGCTATCTCCATGCTGTGCAAGCTTCGACTTATTTAAAAGTTACGAAGATCGTGGCCGTCAATTTAAAGAATGCGTCAACAATTTATAA
- the mraY gene encoding phospho-N-acetylmuramoyl-pentapeptide-transferase, whose translation MLYYLFEYLHKFGFPGAGVFGYISFRALMALILSLLISSIYGNKFIDTLKRKQISETQRDASIDPFNINKVGVPSMGGVIIIFAILIPCLLLGKLTNIYMILMLVTTVWLGTLGFLDDYIKIFKKDKEGLHGKFKIVGQIGLGLIVGLTLYYSPQVAIRENIEIKQGKQIIDVIHTKSNIKSTQTTIPFFKENNFDYADLVGFLGDKAQPVGWIIFVLVTIFVVTAVSNGANLNDGMDGMAAGNSAIIGLTLGILAYVSSHLEFASYLNIMYIPGCEELVIFICAFIGALIGFLWYNAYPAQVFMGDTGSLTIGGIIAVFAIIIHKELLIPILCGVFLCENFSVIMQVSYFKRGKKKGVRQRIFKRTPIHDHFRTTIAQLDPTCTYRFTKPANVYHESKITIRFWIVTILLAAITIITLKIR comes from the coding sequence ATGTTATACTATTTATTTGAATATTTACACAAATTCGGATTTCCGGGAGCAGGAGTATTTGGTTATATTTCTTTCCGTGCATTGATGGCTCTTATTCTATCATTGCTTATCTCATCTATATACGGAAATAAGTTTATCGATACATTGAAACGTAAACAAATATCCGAGACTCAAAGAGATGCAAGCATTGATCCGTTTAATATAAACAAAGTAGGAGTACCAAGTATGGGTGGCGTTATCATTATTTTTGCCATACTTATTCCTTGCCTGTTACTTGGTAAGCTTACCAATATATATATGATACTGATGCTGGTAACAACAGTTTGGCTAGGTACTCTCGGATTCCTGGATGACTATATTAAAATATTCAAGAAAGATAAAGAAGGACTTCACGGAAAATTTAAAATTGTAGGTCAGATTGGTTTGGGATTAATTGTGGGACTTACTCTTTATTACAGTCCTCAGGTAGCTATTCGTGAAAACATTGAAATAAAGCAAGGAAAGCAGATTATAGATGTTATACATACCAAAAGCAACATTAAATCGACTCAGACAACAATTCCTTTCTTCAAGGAAAACAACTTTGATTATGCAGATTTGGTAGGTTTTCTGGGAGATAAGGCTCAACCGGTGGGATGGATTATTTTCGTATTGGTAACAATCTTTGTTGTCACTGCTGTATCCAACGGAGCTAACCTGAACGACGGGATGGACGGAATGGCCGCGGGGAACTCGGCTATTATAGGGCTCACGCTGGGAATACTGGCCTACGTGTCCAGTCACCTGGAGTTCGCCAGTTATCTGAATATTATGTATATTCCCGGATGTGAAGAACTTGTAATCTTTATTTGTGCATTTATCGGTGCATTAATCGGTTTCTTATGGTACAATGCATATCCGGCACAAGTCTTTATGGGAGATACAGGTAGCTTAACCATTGGAGGTATTATTGCTGTATTCGCTATTATTATTCACAAAGAATTATTAATTCCTATATTATGTGGTGTATTCCTCTGCGAAAATTTCTCTGTCATTATGCAGGTTAGCTATTTCAAAAGAGGAAAGAAAAAAGGAGTTCGCCAACGAATATTCAAACGTACTCCAATACACGACCATTTCCGTACAACGATAGCTCAGCTTGACCCAACTTGTACGTACAGATTCACAAAGCCAGCCAATGTGTATCATGAATCCAAAATAACGATTCGTTTCTGGATTGTTACCATTTTGTTGGCTGCCATAACAATAATAACTTTAAAGATAAGATAA